One region of Nitrospirota bacterium genomic DNA includes:
- the cobA gene encoding uroporphyrinogen-III C-methyltransferase — protein sequence MTQSIGKVYLIGAGPGDPGLITVKGLECVKKADVIIYDYLANERLLDQRRPDSELIYVGKQGGRHTLPQEEINSLIVNKAKEGKVVARLKGGDPFIFGRGGEEAEGLVDNDIPFEVVPGVTAATAVPTYAGIPLTHRDFTASVAFVTGHEDPTKPESQVHWDKISTGIGTLVFFMGMKNLQNIVDNLISHGRNPETPIAVVQWGTRTDQKVVTGRLNDIVPRVKDAGLGPPAIIIVGEVVNLRKKLNWYESKPLFGKRVLITRSRDQASVFAEMLIDRGATTIEFPTIDVVPPASWAELDNAIQAIETYHWIIFTSANAVKYFMERLRGLGKDLRILKGVNLCTVGPKTAELLETYGLRADLIPAEFKAESVVEALGGVTVKGRKFLVPRAKVAREIIPDKLREQGAEVTVATAYENVRPTADVERIKKLLQEKKISALTFTSSSTVHNFVDILGQKEYKKLIEGVTVACIGPITAKTAEEYGMKSDIMPKDYTIPALVDAMVAYFKVKK from the coding sequence ATGACTCAATCAATCGGAAAAGTATATCTCATCGGCGCCGGCCCGGGTGACCCGGGTCTGATCACCGTCAAGGGCCTGGAGTGCGTGAAAAAAGCGGACGTGATCATTTATGACTATCTTGCGAACGAGCGTCTGCTCGACCAGCGGCGTCCTGATTCAGAGCTGATCTATGTGGGAAAACAGGGCGGCAGACACACGCTGCCTCAGGAGGAGATCAACAGCCTGATCGTCAATAAGGCAAAAGAGGGGAAGGTCGTCGCTCGTTTAAAAGGGGGAGATCCTTTCATCTTCGGCAGGGGCGGGGAAGAGGCCGAGGGCCTGGTAGACAACGACATCCCCTTCGAGGTCGTACCCGGCGTTACCGCTGCCACCGCGGTGCCGACCTACGCGGGAATACCGCTCACCCACCGGGATTTTACCGCAAGCGTTGCCTTCGTGACCGGCCATGAGGACCCCACAAAACCTGAATCACAGGTGCACTGGGACAAGATCTCTACCGGAATCGGTACGCTTGTCTTCTTCATGGGCATGAAGAACCTTCAGAACATCGTGGACAACCTGATTTCTCACGGAAGGAATCCGGAAACGCCGATAGCAGTCGTCCAGTGGGGCACCCGAACCGACCAAAAAGTGGTCACCGGAAGGCTTAACGACATCGTCCCCCGGGTCAAAGACGCCGGGCTTGGGCCGCCGGCCATCATCATCGTGGGCGAGGTGGTGAATCTCAGGAAAAAACTGAACTGGTATGAATCAAAACCGCTCTTCGGCAAACGGGTCCTGATCACGCGCTCGCGCGACCAGGCAAGCGTGTTTGCCGAGATGCTCATCGACCGCGGCGCAACGACCATTGAATTTCCCACGATCGATGTTGTTCCTCCCGCGAGCTGGGCTGAACTGGATAACGCCATCCAGGCGATCGAAACGTATCACTGGATCATATTCACGAGCGCGAACGCGGTCAAATATTTCATGGAGCGGCTTCGCGGTCTCGGGAAGGACCTGCGTATCCTTAAGGGAGTGAACCTGTGCACGGTCGGACCAAAGACGGCGGAGCTTCTTGAGACATACGGCCTTAGGGCCGATCTGATACCCGCGGAGTTCAAAGCGGAAAGCGTAGTTGAAGCTCTCGGGGGAGTAACCGTAAAAGGCCGGAAATTCCTGGTCCCCCGGGCGAAGGTGGCACGGGAGATAATCCCGGACAAGCTCAGGGAACAGGGCGCCGAGGTGACGGTCGCTACTGCGTACGAGAACGTTCGGCCGACCGCGGACGTCGAGCGGATTAAAAAACTGCTTCAGGAGAAGAAGATCTCCGCGCTGACCTTTACCAGCTCATCCACGGTGCACAATTTTGTTGATATACTCGGCCAAAAAGAGTATAAAAAACTTATTGAAGGTGTAACCGTTGCCTGTATCGGCCCAATAACAGCGAAAACCGCCGAAGAATACGGCATGAAATCCGACATCATGCCAAAGGACTATACCATCCCGGCACTCGTCGATGCGATGGTGGCTTATTTTAAGGTAAAAAAATAA
- a CDS encoding DUF3373 domain-containing protein yields MKKFLLYVAIILLLTAGMAAAADQSLLEIGADYRFRYDILSGRVHDHMYINPQGNPAGSPAYAVWNNSLMLDRVGLNLKANATEDLAVKARLIMYKVYGHQSMQPVQFNYFADRTYGPFDGTIGHVPSDDMLKVDQVYATLSNIGSVPMWISIGRRPSTGGVPTNVRLNYEKQGVEGDIGLVTDYAFDGATAGYAPVITALPGSYAKISYGKGFDSGFTSSANTLKDTDFIGMNIVPYDTNNLSINLQAQKGFHFVDRPGDIAPVPNNSYHDEPYAWIQSIPPSENVGNIAWWGGLVMGKVSDLNLFLAVAQSKTYPTDGQVSGAGLLWDTFHPESKQSLVGSAIYLGVRYDIKSTGTKIGAEYNQGSQYWVGLVPAADDIWTSKLGTRGKVYEIYVIQDLNTEALMKNAKAFWRFGYQYYKFDYTGSNNWMGASVKISDLDVRNTVNVQRLEPVEYAKDLYLVFDVLF; encoded by the coding sequence ATGAAGAAGTTTCTTCTGTACGTTGCCATAATACTTCTCCTGACCGCAGGCATGGCTGCGGCAGCGGATCAGTCGTTGCTCGAAATCGGCGCTGATTACCGATTCAGGTACGACATTCTGTCCGGAAGAGTGCACGATCATATGTACATTAATCCACAAGGAAACCCGGCCGGTTCACCGGCATACGCAGTATGGAATAACTCCCTGATGCTGGACCGAGTCGGACTCAATCTTAAAGCCAATGCGACCGAAGATCTTGCGGTCAAGGCCCGTTTGATCATGTATAAGGTATATGGACATCAGTCCATGCAGCCTGTCCAATTCAATTATTTCGCAGACAGAACATACGGTCCGTTTGATGGGACCATCGGACATGTGCCTTCAGACGATATGCTCAAGGTTGACCAGGTCTATGCAACCCTCAGTAATATCGGTAGTGTGCCGATGTGGATCTCAATCGGAAGAAGGCCGTCCACAGGCGGAGTGCCGACCAACGTCCGGCTCAATTACGAGAAACAGGGCGTTGAAGGGGATATTGGCCTGGTAACGGACTATGCCTTTGATGGCGCAACAGCGGGTTATGCGCCGGTCATCACAGCCCTGCCCGGGTCCTATGCAAAGATCAGCTACGGCAAAGGGTTTGACAGCGGGTTTACCTCGTCGGCAAACACACTCAAAGATACTGATTTTATCGGCATGAACATTGTCCCCTACGATACGAACAATCTCTCAATAAATCTTCAGGCTCAGAAGGGTTTCCATTTTGTTGATCGGCCCGGCGATATAGCTCCCGTACCCAACAACAGCTATCACGATGAACCGTATGCCTGGATACAATCAATTCCTCCATCGGAAAACGTGGGCAATATAGCCTGGTGGGGCGGGTTGGTCATGGGAAAAGTGAGCGACTTAAATCTATTTCTCGCGGTAGCTCAGAGCAAAACCTATCCTACTGATGGTCAGGTTTCCGGAGCGGGTCTGCTCTGGGACACCTTTCATCCCGAGTCCAAGCAAAGCCTTGTCGGTTCCGCGATCTATCTCGGCGTACGGTATGACATCAAGTCCACCGGGACAAAGATCGGCGCTGAATATAACCAGGGCTCTCAATACTGGGTCGGTCTGGTCCCGGCCGCGGATGATATATGGACGAGCAAGCTCGGGACGCGGGGCAAAGTCTACGAGATATACGTCATCCAGGACCTGAATACAGAAGCCCTTATGAAGAATGCCAAGGCGTTCTGGAGGTTCGGCTATCAATATTACAAATTCGACTACACCGGAAGCAACAACTGGATGGGAGCGTCGGTCAAGATATCTGATCTCGACGTGAGAAATACGGTGAATGTGCAGCGTCTTGAACCTGTCGAATATGCAAAAGACCTCTACCTTGTCTTTGACGTCCTATTCTAA
- a CDS encoding DUF3373 domain-containing protein: MKKFLLYVAIILLLTAGMAAAADESWIEFGGDYQLRYDNLVGEVVDHTEYASNEPVRAHKVWNDAIFTNRYGINIKANPVEDVSFKLRLQMYKIWGHQTSMPIHGMYFGSPGMLLPTMDQAMGRVPGGGEVWADQAYMSWSNIFGYPVWFSIGRKPSSGGAPGNVKLNLEKTGSAGVPGNLIDSAFDGYTLGWAPDIEALPGFFMKYCQGKGADGGYNTGYYNNPDGSSVYGKYASGHNPSWFEYDRDTDFAGLMTTWTTSPEFHVETLIMGAWNIMGAPSDGMNFKYLNWPNDVSMGNAKWWGMTIMGRPIDNLNIFGSIGQTFWEPSEKDEAFGFGMVWFRDHVARARHSGTGWYMGGRYDIPSTGTKIGLEYNGGTKYWMPFVPTSNDIWGNKLATRGNVYEIYIIQELDDKPVAKRGKAFFRVGYQYYSFKYNAPLNWLEVPRRITDLSVNDTHGEGDVFFVPLKTAKDLYMIFDVLF; the protein is encoded by the coding sequence ATGAAGAAGTTTCTTCTGTACGTTGCCATAATACTTCTCCTGACCGCAGGCATGGCTGCGGCAGCCGATGAATCGTGGATCGAATTCGGCGGTGATTATCAACTCAGGTACGATAACCTGGTAGGCGAAGTGGTTGATCACACTGAATATGCTTCTAACGAGCCCGTACGCGCCCACAAAGTCTGGAATGACGCCATTTTTACCAACCGATATGGCATTAACATAAAGGCCAATCCGGTTGAGGACGTCTCGTTTAAACTTCGTCTCCAAATGTACAAAATATGGGGACATCAAACCTCGATGCCCATTCACGGGATGTACTTTGGTTCTCCGGGAATGCTTCTCCCGACAATGGATCAGGCCATGGGTCGCGTCCCTGGAGGAGGCGAGGTGTGGGCTGACCAGGCATACATGTCGTGGAGCAATATCTTCGGATATCCGGTCTGGTTCTCCATCGGTAGAAAACCATCAAGCGGTGGCGCGCCGGGCAATGTAAAACTGAATCTTGAAAAAACAGGATCAGCAGGTGTCCCGGGGAATCTGATAGACTCTGCATTCGACGGTTATACACTTGGCTGGGCTCCGGATATCGAGGCCTTACCGGGGTTCTTCATGAAGTATTGCCAGGGAAAAGGAGCTGATGGCGGTTATAACACCGGTTATTATAATAATCCGGACGGCTCAAGTGTGTATGGAAAATATGCCTCTGGTCACAATCCCTCTTGGTTTGAATACGACCGGGACACGGATTTCGCCGGCCTGATGACCACCTGGACCACTTCCCCTGAATTCCATGTCGAAACCTTGATCATGGGCGCGTGGAATATCATGGGTGCACCGTCCGACGGGATGAACTTCAAATACTTAAATTGGCCAAACGACGTTTCAATGGGCAATGCTAAATGGTGGGGTATGACAATAATGGGTAGACCAATTGACAATCTCAACATCTTTGGCTCTATTGGTCAGACCTTCTGGGAACCCAGTGAGAAGGACGAAGCTTTCGGCTTTGGCATGGTGTGGTTCCGTGATCACGTTGCAAGAGCCCGCCATTCCGGCACTGGTTGGTATATGGGAGGACGTTATGATATACCATCTACCGGCACAAAAATCGGCCTTGAATATAACGGCGGAACAAAATACTGGATGCCGTTTGTTCCTACCTCAAACGATATTTGGGGGAATAAACTCGCTACTCGGGGCAACGTGTATGAAATATACATCATACAGGAACTTGATGACAAGCCCGTTGCAAAAAGAGGCAAGGCATTCTTCCGAGTCGGCTATCAGTATTATTCATTCAAATACAACGCCCCACTGAACTGGCTGGAAGTGCCGAGACGGATAACAGACCTTTCCGTGAACGATACGCATGGTGAAGGAGATGTGTTTTTTGTACCGCTTAAAACCGCAAAAGACCTTTACATGATTTTTGACGTGCTGTTTTAA
- the hemB gene encoding porphobilinogen synthase, whose product MFEPLYRPRRLRSNENIRRMVRETTLSPDDLIYPLFVVHGKGVKKEIVSMPGNYQQSIDNIVKDCEEVTKLGIPAVLLFGIPEHKDEVGSEAYSDEGIVQHAIKAIKNKLPELVVITDVCLCEYTNHGHCGLIKNGVVQNDATLELLAREAVSHARAGADMVAPSDMMDGRVGAIRETLDSEGYYDIPIMSYAAKYASSFYGPFREAAESNPQFGDRRSYQMDAPNSREAIREVALDIDEGADIVMVKPALAYLDIIYQVKQQFNLPVAAYNVSGEYSMIKAAAKLGWIDGERAMMESLIAIKRAGADIILTYFAKEAAALLNK is encoded by the coding sequence ATGTTTGAGCCTTTATACCGGCCGAGAAGACTGCGGTCCAACGAGAACATACGGCGCATGGTTCGGGAGACAACGCTTTCCCCCGATGATCTCATCTATCCGCTCTTTGTCGTTCACGGCAAGGGTGTGAAAAAAGAGATCGTGTCCATGCCCGGGAACTATCAGCAGTCCATTGACAATATCGTGAAGGACTGTGAAGAGGTGACGAAGCTTGGCATTCCCGCGGTGCTTCTCTTCGGCATCCCCGAGCACAAGGACGAGGTCGGCAGTGAAGCCTATTCCGATGAGGGTATTGTCCAGCATGCGATCAAGGCGATCAAGAACAAGCTGCCCGAACTTGTCGTGATCACCGACGTCTGTCTCTGCGAATATACGAACCACGGCCACTGCGGCTTGATCAAGAACGGAGTGGTTCAGAACGACGCCACGCTCGAACTGCTTGCCCGGGAAGCGGTTTCCCATGCCAGGGCCGGCGCCGACATGGTTGCGCCGTCTGACATGATGGATGGCAGGGTCGGCGCCATCCGTGAGACGCTCGACAGTGAAGGTTATTATGATATTCCGATCATGTCCTATGCCGCGAAATATGCATCAAGCTTCTACGGCCCGTTCCGGGAAGCGGCTGAGTCTAATCCTCAGTTCGGCGATCGGCGATCGTACCAGATGGACGCCCCGAACAGCCGCGAGGCCATTCGTGAGGTCGCCCTGGATATCGATGAAGGCGCGGACATCGTGATGGTCAAACCCGCACTCGCGTATCTCGACATTATCTACCAGGTCAAACAGCAATTCAATCTGCCTGTCGCAGCCTATAACGTGAGCGGTGAGTACTCCATGATAAAGGCCGCGGCAAAGCTCGGATGGATCGACGGCGAACGTGCCATGATGGAGTCGCTCATTGCAATAAAACGAGCGGGCGCGGACATCATCCTCACCTATTTTGCCAAAGAGGCCGCGGCCCTATTGAATAAATAG
- a CDS encoding iron-sulfur cluster assembly accessory protein — MITISDVAADKIKEILKAEGVPNHALRVTTAGGGCGCGPSYEIMIDDKTGDGDTVVEKNGARLFVDVSTAKVLEGAELGFISDNRGEGFAIGFPNGAPSGGSCGCSGGEEPKKSGGGCGSGGCGCS; from the coding sequence GTGATTACAATTTCAGACGTTGCAGCGGACAAGATCAAGGAAATTCTTAAAGCCGAAGGTGTGCCCAACCATGCCTTGCGTGTGACGACGGCCGGCGGCGGTTGTGGTTGCGGCCCGTCCTATGAGATCATGATCGATGACAAGACCGGCGACGGCGACACGGTGGTTGAGAAGAATGGAGCAAGGCTTTTTGTCGATGTCTCGACTGCCAAGGTGCTGGAAGGGGCAGAGCTCGGATTTATTAGTGATAATCGCGGCGAGGGCTTTGCTATCGGATTTCCGAACGGCGCACCGTCCGGAGGGAGCTGCGGCTGCAGCGGCGGAGAAGAACCCAAGAAGAGCGGCGGGGGATGCGGTTCCGGCGGCTGCGGGTGCAGCTGA
- a CDS encoding DUF3373 domain-containing protein — translation MKKILLYVLVMLFLTAGMAVAADDEESWIEIGGDYRLRYDNLQGTVHDYVQITDAQRSLQAVPGYDVKNDSLFLNRFGLNVKAQATQNISVKSRILMYKVWGHQSMGPAMGDYFMDRAYGPFDGTIGHVPADSSLYWDQAYATWSNVGGAPVWIAAGRRPTTGGAPTNLRQNLDAGDPAGSSGIMMDYAFDGAVVGFSPKSDAMPGAYAKISYGKGFDSGYVSNTSNQSEGLFFDLPNTLKDTDYIGIDVVPYNSNDLHIDLQVQKGYHIYSSFPDPDKVGMPPTPKKQDTANVGNITWWGGVIMGKVSNLHLFASVAQSKAEPNENNVGGVGLLWDTYHPESYNNGRDLEGYAVYVGGRFDITSTGTKIGAEYNQGTQYWIGQVPAGDDIWTSKLGTRGKVYEVYLIQELNQKPIMKRGKAFLRAGYQYYKFDYTGSNNWMGAPVRISDLDLTNTANAQGLAPVQSAKDLYVTFDVLF, via the coding sequence ATGAAGAAGATTCTTCTGTACGTTTTAGTGATGCTCTTCTTGACCGCTGGCATGGCTGTGGCAGCAGATGATGAGGAGTCGTGGATTGAAATCGGCGGTGATTACCGGCTCAGGTATGACAATTTACAAGGCACCGTGCACGATTACGTGCAGATTACCGATGCACAGCGATCACTTCAGGCCGTGCCCGGCTACGATGTCAAGAATGATAGCCTGTTTCTGAACCGTTTTGGACTCAATGTGAAGGCTCAGGCTACACAAAACATCTCGGTCAAATCTCGCATTCTTATGTACAAGGTATGGGGTCATCAGAGCATGGGGCCTGCTATGGGAGATTACTTCATGGACAGGGCATACGGCCCGTTTGACGGGACCATCGGCCACGTACCCGCCGATAGTTCGCTGTATTGGGACCAGGCCTATGCCACGTGGAGTAATGTCGGTGGAGCGCCTGTCTGGATAGCAGCGGGAAGAAGGCCTACCACCGGTGGCGCGCCGACGAATCTCCGGCAGAACCTTGACGCGGGAGACCCGGCTGGGTCCTCGGGCATCATGATGGACTATGCCTTTGACGGCGCCGTAGTCGGTTTTTCGCCGAAAAGCGACGCCATGCCGGGGGCCTATGCAAAGATCAGCTATGGCAAAGGTTTTGACAGCGGTTATGTGTCAAATACCAGCAATCAAAGCGAAGGTCTGTTTTTTGATCTGCCGAACACCCTCAAGGATACTGATTATATCGGCATTGATGTTGTTCCTTATAATTCAAACGATCTCCATATCGACCTTCAGGTCCAGAAGGGGTACCATATTTACAGCTCGTTCCCCGACCCGGACAAGGTGGGAATGCCGCCGACACCGAAAAAACAGGACACCGCAAATGTGGGCAATATTACCTGGTGGGGCGGGGTGATCATGGGCAAAGTGAGCAATCTCCATCTCTTTGCCTCTGTTGCTCAGAGCAAGGCGGAACCCAACGAAAATAATGTCGGCGGAGTCGGTCTGCTCTGGGACACCTATCATCCTGAATCCTATAATAACGGAAGAGATCTTGAAGGTTACGCTGTTTATGTCGGCGGACGGTTTGACATCACGTCCACCGGTACCAAGATCGGCGCTGAATATAACCAGGGGACACAATACTGGATTGGCCAGGTCCCGGCAGGAGATGACATCTGGACGAGCAAGCTCGGAACACGGGGCAAAGTCTATGAGGTATATCTCATTCAGGAGTTGAATCAGAAGCCAATTATGAAGCGAGGCAAGGCGTTCTTAAGGGCCGGCTATCAATATTATAAGTTCGATTATACCGGCAGCAACAACTGGATGGGAGCGCCCGTAAGGATTTCTGATCTCGATCTGACAAATACGGCGAATGCACAGGGACTTGCGCCTGTTCAAAGTGCAAAAGACCTCTACGTAACTTTTGACGTTCTATTCTAA
- the hemC gene encoding hydroxymethylbilane synthase — protein sequence MSLRSISLRKQIRIGTRASALALWQAEWVKSELEKKYSGMAVTLTKIKTTGDKILDVPLAKVGGKGLFVKEIEEAMLANEIDIAVHSMKDVPTFFPDGLHLACITKREDARDALLSRNNVAFKDLPRGANVGTSSLRRQAQLMNARPDFVIHQLRGNVGTRLQKLKEGKFDAIILAAAGVKRLGLDANVSEYLSPEISLPAIGQGALGIECRMDDRELNDMIAFFNHTDSSTCVRGERALLKRLEGGCQVPIACYGRVKDGKLMLIGLVGSVDGKRIVRDSIEGDPEKAEKLGVTLAEKLLSQGADVILREVYGNTTDFSGNNLLENP from the coding sequence ATGTCTTTAAGGAGCATATCATTGCGAAAACAGATCAGGATCGGTACTCGCGCGAGTGCGCTCGCGCTCTGGCAGGCGGAGTGGGTGAAGTCGGAGCTCGAGAAAAAATATTCGGGCATGGCCGTAACGCTCACGAAGATAAAGACCACCGGCGACAAGATACTTGATGTACCGCTCGCCAAGGTCGGCGGCAAGGGGCTCTTCGTGAAAGAGATCGAGGAGGCCATGCTGGCGAATGAGATCGACATTGCCGTGCACAGCATGAAAGACGTGCCGACCTTTTTCCCGGACGGACTCCACCTGGCGTGCATCACGAAACGGGAGGACGCCAGAGACGCCTTGCTTTCCCGAAATAACGTTGCATTCAAAGATCTGCCCCGGGGAGCGAATGTGGGCACGAGCAGTTTGAGGCGTCAGGCCCAGCTCATGAACGCGCGTCCGGACTTCGTGATCCATCAGCTTCGCGGCAACGTGGGCACGCGGTTGCAGAAATTGAAAGAAGGAAAGTTCGACGCCATCATCCTTGCCGCGGCAGGGGTGAAGCGGCTGGGGCTTGATGCGAACGTCTCGGAATATCTCTCGCCCGAGATCAGCCTGCCCGCCATCGGCCAGGGGGCACTCGGCATTGAATGCCGGATGGATGACCGGGAACTCAATGACATGATCGCGTTCTTCAACCATACAGACAGCAGCACCTGTGTTCGCGGCGAGCGAGCGCTCCTGAAAAGGCTTGAAGGAGGCTGTCAGGTCCCGATCGCCTGCTATGGCCGGGTGAAGGACGGGAAATTGATGCTTATCGGCCTCGTCGGCAGCGTGGATGGGAAGCGCATCGTCAGGGACTCCATCGAAGGAGATCCGGAGAAGGCTGAAAAACTCGGCGTGACACTTGCGGAGAAGCTTCTCTCCCAGGGCGCTGACGTGATCCTTCGGGAAGTGTACGGGAATACGACCGACTTCAGCGGGAATAATCTGCTGGAAAATCCGTAA